In one Steroidobacteraceae bacterium genomic region, the following are encoded:
- the dapA gene encoding 4-hydroxy-tetrahydrodipicolinate synthase, with amino-acid sequence MRHEVPSVLEQREADEVTESPSQAFRGSYVALVTPMRAGGDIDWKSWQRLLEWHASSGTAGVVVGGTTGESACLDDDELRELTIEALRIGAGRMQVIVGVGSSCTRTTIERAQRFARHGVDGLLVVTPAYNKPPQRGLIGHFRAAARAVDCPVILYNVPSRTAVDLLPETVQQLAAERNIVALKEAVPSLERIQELRRLLPATFAILSGDDATACRSLSAGACGAISVTANVAPGQYARMVSAALAGNVALAQDLDAQLADLHRDLFIEANPIPVKWLLQQMGMIDCGIRAPLAWLDEASSAPLRRILQQLQLAA; translated from the coding sequence ATGAGACATGAGGTACCATCCGTTCTTGAACAGCGCGAGGCCGACGAAGTGACCGAAAGTCCCAGCCAGGCTTTTCGCGGTAGTTACGTCGCCCTGGTGACGCCCATGCGAGCCGGGGGCGACATCGACTGGAAGTCATGGCAGCGCCTGCTCGAGTGGCATGCTTCGAGCGGCACAGCGGGCGTCGTAGTAGGCGGTACGACAGGTGAATCGGCTTGTCTCGACGACGACGAATTGCGCGAGCTGACCATCGAGGCCTTGCGCATCGGCGCCGGGCGCATGCAGGTCATCGTCGGCGTTGGCAGTAGTTGCACACGCACGACGATCGAGCGGGCGCAGCGCTTTGCACGCCATGGGGTTGACGGCCTGCTGGTCGTTACGCCGGCCTACAACAAGCCGCCACAGCGTGGCCTCATCGGGCACTTTCGCGCTGCCGCGCGGGCGGTTGACTGCCCCGTCATTCTATATAACGTGCCCTCCCGCACCGCGGTCGATCTCCTGCCGGAAACAGTCCAGCAGCTGGCTGCCGAGCGCAATATCGTCGCGCTGAAAGAAGCCGTCCCCAGCCTCGAGCGAATACAGGAGTTGCGCCGATTGCTGCCAGCCACATTTGCGATTCTGAGCGGCGATGACGCCACCGCGTGCAGATCCTTGTCTGCCGGCGCCTGCGGAGCGATCTCAGTGACGGCAAATGTCGCGCCTGGCCAATATGCGCGCATGGTTTCTGCCGCCCTGGCGGGCAATGTCGCGCTCGCGCAGGATCTCGACGCCCAGCTTGCCGACCTGCACCGCGATCTTTTCATCGAAGCCAATCCAATTCCCGTCAAGTGGCTGTTGCAGCAGATGGGCATGATTGACTGCGGAATACGTGCGCCGCTCGCCTGGCTCGACGAAGCGTCGTCCGCACCGCTGCGACGAATTCTGCAACAACTGCAACTGGCTGCCTGA
- a CDS encoding mechanosensitive ion channel family protein, with the protein MSASLNSGGGTWDHRRMSAMRNSLRAVCLLALLAGTARADDVAQLTPSPSDNSAPGDSPAPVSFRGNVLFELRSGIGELDARARAEAVQTRLVRALAGADPSAPLRIVEREDSSDIYAGEQLIASVTTSDAAPLGRTRAQLAADYRTVLQGAIATEMRERSARGLLIAAIQALTASVVLALLLWLLGRGYNGVRSAIRGWLERMIGRARKDRGLATNVLEDIVVAATRSALFIAIVAAIFVYVEFCLSRFPWTRAAGLRLGAAAISALRTVGDAIFAYVPNIFVIALIVVVVRYLLKIVRAAFIRVATGRIRFASFYPEWAQPTYSIVRFALLAIGAVMIFPYLPGAGSEGFRSVSVFVGVLLSLGAASAVANVIAGLVVTYMRPFQVGDRVKIADTIGDVVAKDLFVVRVRTIKNVEITVPNALVLANHIVNFSATAAAEGLILHTTVTIGYDVDWRKVHAALLDAARRVESLLDDPAPYVLQTALNDFYVSYELNAYTREPARMAQIYSELHAHIQDCCNEAGIEIMSPHYSAIRDGNASAIPTQYLPQNYAAPAFQFFAAPSASATGTRSTSSAPSGT; encoded by the coding sequence ATGTCAGCATCATTGAACAGTGGTGGCGGCACGTGGGATCATCGACGCATGTCAGCCATGCGCAACAGCCTGCGCGCAGTATGCCTGCTCGCGCTCCTCGCCGGTACCGCGCGTGCGGACGATGTTGCACAATTGACGCCTTCGCCAAGCGACAACTCGGCGCCTGGCGACAGTCCCGCGCCCGTCAGTTTTCGCGGCAACGTTCTGTTTGAATTGCGCTCGGGTATCGGTGAGCTCGACGCCCGCGCCCGCGCCGAAGCCGTCCAGACCCGCCTGGTACGGGCTCTGGCAGGCGCCGACCCGTCGGCGCCATTGCGTATCGTGGAGCGCGAGGACAGCTCCGACATTTATGCCGGCGAGCAGTTGATCGCCAGTGTTACGACGAGCGACGCCGCGCCGCTTGGGCGCACGAGGGCGCAGCTGGCTGCCGACTACCGTACCGTGCTGCAGGGAGCGATCGCAACCGAGATGCGCGAACGCAGCGCCCGCGGACTCCTGATCGCCGCCATACAGGCACTCACGGCGAGCGTCGTATTGGCTCTCCTGCTGTGGCTCCTGGGGCGCGGCTACAACGGCGTGCGTTCCGCAATTCGCGGCTGGCTCGAGCGCATGATCGGCCGCGCGCGCAAGGACCGCGGTCTTGCAACCAACGTCCTGGAAGATATCGTCGTCGCTGCCACTCGCAGTGCATTGTTCATTGCGATCGTGGCCGCCATCTTTGTGTATGTCGAATTCTGCCTGTCGCGGTTTCCCTGGACTCGCGCAGCCGGTCTTCGCCTGGGTGCGGCGGCGATCAGCGCCTTGCGCACGGTTGGCGATGCCATCTTTGCCTACGTGCCGAATATTTTCGTGATCGCGCTGATCGTCGTCGTCGTGCGCTATCTCCTCAAGATTGTCCGCGCCGCATTCATCCGTGTCGCAACCGGGCGTATTCGCTTCGCCAGTTTCTATCCTGAGTGGGCGCAACCGACCTATTCCATCGTCCGGTTCGCACTGCTCGCAATCGGTGCAGTCATGATCTTCCCTTACCTGCCTGGCGCCGGATCGGAAGGCTTCCGTTCGGTGTCCGTCTTTGTCGGTGTCCTGCTCTCGCTCGGCGCTGCATCCGCTGTCGCCAATGTCATTGCGGGACTGGTGGTGACCTACATGCGCCCGTTCCAGGTGGGTGACCGGGTGAAAATTGCCGACACCATCGGTGACGTCGTTGCAAAGGACTTGTTCGTCGTTCGCGTGCGAACGATCAAGAATGTCGAGATCACGGTGCCGAATGCGCTCGTGCTCGCCAACCACATCGTCAACTTCTCCGCAACGGCCGCGGCGGAAGGATTGATCCTGCACACGACCGTCACCATCGGTTACGACGTCGACTGGCGCAAGGTGCATGCGGCACTGCTCGACGCGGCCCGCCGCGTCGAATCACTGCTCGATGACCCTGCCCCGTACGTGCTTCAAACTGCTCTGAACGATTTCTATGTCAGCTACGAGCTGAACGCCTATACGCGTGAGCCAGCACGAATGGCGCAGATCTACTCGGAGCTTCACGCCCATATCCAGGACTGCTGTAACGAGGCGGGCATCGAAATCATGTCGCCGCATTACTCTGCCATACGCGATGGCAATGCCAGCGCCATACCAACCCAATACCTGCCGCAGAATTATGCTGCGCCAGCGTTTCAGTTCTTCGCGGCGCCGTCGGCGTCCGCAACTGGCACGAGATCGACCAGTTCCGCGCCCTCGGGCACCTGA
- a CDS encoding acetyl-CoA carboxylase biotin carboxylase subunit, which produces MFDKILIANRGEIACRIARTARRLGIRTVAVYSEADRNALHVETCDEAVCIGPAEARRSYLDIGRILRASTATGAEAVHPGYGFLSENADFAAACADTGIRFIGPPVAAIRAMGSKAAAKSLMAQAGVPVTPGYHGADQDDAVLAENAARIGYPLLIKASAGGGGKGMRAVRAAAEFADALAACRREAKSSFGSDEVLIEKLIENPRHVEVQVFADQHGHCLHLFERDCSMQRRHQKVIEEAPAPGLHSSLRAALGAAAVKAAEAVGYVGAGTVEFLLGEGGEFYFMEMNTRLQVEHPVTEMITGLDLVEWQLRVAAGESLPLDQGGIRQDGHAIEARIYAEDPARGFLPASGQLAHVRWPERSATLRVDAGFREGDIVTPWYDSMLAKVVAHGADRDSARRALLQALERTQISGIANNVAFLRGLLGDERFIAARLSTTLIDADSAVARSTAAAVPGRILALAALACAALERDSRNAAHSSPWWSSGSWRLNADTVQSIGLRHGGEDIRANVIGAAPPMQVVLADKIFNLAWFNYQDRRLRAEIDGSMSVATVIMSAKECHLLTDDGDEWRIERIARLQHDSSLRQGDGDLRAPMPGRVIRINVAANQQVAKGASLMVIEAMKMEHTVAAPHAGRIQAIRAKVGDQVPEGAELVDLVPVADADGAAKN; this is translated from the coding sequence GTGTTTGACAAGATACTCATTGCGAATCGCGGCGAAATCGCCTGTCGCATCGCGCGTACTGCGAGGCGCCTCGGCATACGTACGGTCGCGGTCTACTCCGAAGCGGATCGCAATGCGCTGCACGTCGAGACCTGTGACGAGGCCGTCTGTATTGGCCCAGCCGAGGCGCGTCGCAGTTACCTCGACATCGGGCGCATTCTTCGTGCCAGCACCGCTACCGGTGCCGAGGCCGTGCATCCCGGCTACGGCTTCCTGTCCGAGAACGCGGATTTCGCGGCTGCCTGCGCCGATACCGGTATTCGGTTCATCGGACCGCCGGTGGCTGCAATCCGGGCGATGGGCTCGAAAGCCGCGGCAAAATCGCTGATGGCGCAAGCCGGCGTACCTGTTACCCCCGGTTACCACGGTGCGGACCAGGACGACGCCGTGCTTGCCGAAAATGCAGCGCGTATCGGTTATCCATTGCTTATCAAGGCAAGCGCCGGGGGCGGCGGCAAGGGCATGCGCGCGGTCCGCGCTGCGGCGGAATTCGCGGACGCGTTGGCGGCCTGTCGGCGCGAAGCGAAAAGCAGCTTCGGAAGCGATGAGGTACTCATCGAGAAGCTGATCGAGAATCCGCGCCATGTCGAGGTACAGGTGTTCGCTGACCAGCACGGGCACTGCCTGCATCTGTTCGAGCGCGATTGCTCCATGCAACGCCGCCACCAGAAGGTAATCGAAGAGGCGCCGGCACCGGGACTCCACAGCAGCTTGCGCGCGGCACTCGGCGCAGCGGCGGTCAAGGCGGCCGAGGCGGTTGGCTACGTCGGCGCCGGTACAGTCGAATTTCTGCTGGGCGAGGGCGGCGAGTTCTATTTCATGGAGATGAATACACGTCTGCAGGTCGAGCATCCAGTCACGGAAATGATCACCGGCCTCGATCTCGTCGAGTGGCAACTGCGGGTTGCCGCGGGCGAGTCGCTGCCGCTCGACCAGGGAGGGATACGCCAGGATGGTCACGCCATTGAAGCGCGAATCTATGCAGAGGATCCAGCGCGCGGCTTCCTGCCCGCCAGCGGACAGCTGGCGCATGTGCGATGGCCGGAGCGATCGGCGACTCTGCGCGTCGATGCGGGGTTTCGTGAAGGCGATATCGTGACCCCATGGTATGACAGCATGCTGGCCAAGGTCGTCGCCCACGGTGCCGATCGGGACAGTGCCCGGCGAGCGCTGCTGCAGGCGCTCGAGCGTACCCAGATCAGCGGAATCGCCAACAACGTCGCGTTCCTGCGCGGATTGCTCGGGGACGAACGCTTCATCGCCGCGCGATTAAGCACGACTTTGATCGATGCAGACAGCGCTGTCGCCCGATCCACTGCTGCAGCGGTGCCGGGTCGGATTCTCGCGCTCGCAGCACTTGCCTGCGCGGCGTTGGAGCGGGACTCGCGGAACGCCGCGCACTCGAGTCCGTGGTGGTCGAGCGGCAGCTGGCGACTCAATGCGGATACGGTGCAAAGCATCGGCCTCCGCCACGGCGGCGAGGATATCCGCGCCAATGTCATCGGCGCCGCGCCACCCATGCAGGTCGTTCTGGCCGACAAAATTTTCAACCTGGCCTGGTTCAACTACCAGGATCGGCGCTTGCGAGCAGAGATCGACGGTAGCATGAGCGTTGCAACCGTCATAATGAGCGCCAAGGAGTGCCACCTGTTGACCGATGACGGTGATGAGTGGCGAATTGAGCGCATCGCTCGACTGCAGCATGACAGCAGCCTGCGGCAGGGCGATGGCGATCTGCGCGCACCGATGCCGGGTCGCGTGATTCGCATCAATGTCGCAGCGAATCAGCAGGTCGCCAAAGGGGCATCGCTGATGGTGATCGAAGCGATGAAAATGGAGCACACGGTAGCGGCACCTCATGCAGGGCGCATCCAGGCGATTCGTGCGAAGGTTGGCGATCAGGTGCCCGAGGGCGCGGAACTGGTCGATCTCGTGCCAGTTGCGGACGCCGACGGCGCCGCGAAGAACTGA
- a CDS encoding carboxyl transferase domain-containing protein, with product MSSLHSRLDTSAVDFAENRQAMRALVDDLRAKVSMLRLGGSASARERHVARGKMLPRDRVESLLDPGSGFLELSQLAAYGMYDDESPGAGLITGIGSVSGRLCMVVCNDATVKGGTYYPLTVKKHLRAQQIARENRLPCIYLVDSGGAHLPSQDEVFPDREHFGRIFFNQATLSAQGIAQIAVVMGSCTAGGAYVPAMSDESIIVRGQGTIFLGGPPLVKAATGEVVTAEDLGGGDVHTRLSGVADHLAENDAHALSLARSIVGQVPGPRAQWRAPREPRPPRYPAGDLYGIVPNDTRHPYDVREIIARLVDDSEFDEFKARFGTTLVTGFAHLHGFPVGIIANNGILFSESAQKGAHFIELCCQRQVPLLFLQNITGFMVGRKYENEGIARHGAKLVTAVACAGVPKFTVVIGGSFGAGNYGMCGRAYEPRFLWMWPNARISVMGGEQAATVLATIRRDALEARGEKWSDAAEGAFMAPIREQYERQGHPYYASARLWDDGVIDPLDTRQCLALALQLAAQSGSGTTRFGVFRM from the coding sequence ATGTCATCTCTGCACTCCCGCCTGGATACGAGCGCTGTGGACTTCGCTGAAAATCGACAGGCCATGCGGGCGCTGGTCGATGATCTGCGCGCCAAGGTCTCGATGCTGCGCCTGGGTGGCAGCGCAAGCGCGCGCGAACGCCATGTCGCTCGAGGCAAGATGCTGCCGCGCGATCGCGTCGAATCGCTCCTGGATCCCGGTTCCGGCTTTCTCGAGCTTTCTCAGCTTGCTGCCTATGGCATGTACGACGATGAATCTCCCGGCGCCGGCCTGATCACCGGAATCGGCAGCGTCAGCGGCCGGCTCTGCATGGTCGTCTGCAATGACGCAACGGTGAAGGGCGGAACGTATTATCCATTGACCGTGAAAAAGCATCTGCGCGCGCAACAGATCGCGCGTGAGAATCGCCTGCCGTGCATCTACCTGGTTGACTCGGGCGGTGCGCATCTGCCGAGTCAGGACGAAGTGTTTCCGGACCGGGAGCATTTCGGCCGTATTTTCTTCAATCAGGCAACCTTGTCCGCGCAGGGTATCGCGCAGATTGCAGTGGTCATGGGCAGTTGCACGGCGGGAGGCGCCTATGTTCCGGCGATGAGCGACGAATCCATCATCGTGCGTGGGCAGGGGACGATCTTTCTCGGTGGTCCACCACTGGTGAAGGCAGCCACCGGAGAGGTGGTTACCGCCGAGGACCTTGGCGGTGGCGACGTGCATACGCGGCTATCGGGTGTAGCCGATCATCTTGCCGAAAACGACGCTCATGCGTTGTCGTTGGCGCGAAGTATCGTGGGTCAGGTGCCGGGACCACGCGCACAGTGGCGGGCGCCGCGCGAGCCACGACCGCCGCGCTACCCGGCCGGGGACCTCTATGGCATCGTGCCGAACGACACCCGCCATCCGTATGATGTGCGCGAGATCATCGCGAGGTTGGTCGATGACAGCGAATTCGACGAATTCAAGGCGCGCTTCGGAACGACGCTGGTAACGGGATTTGCTCATCTACACGGCTTTCCCGTCGGCATCATCGCCAACAATGGGATCCTCTTCTCCGAATCGGCGCAGAAAGGCGCGCACTTCATTGAACTGTGTTGCCAGCGCCAGGTGCCGTTGCTGTTTCTGCAGAACATCACGGGATTCATGGTGGGGCGCAAGTACGAAAACGAAGGCATTGCCCGTCACGGCGCCAAACTGGTGACGGCAGTGGCCTGCGCCGGCGTGCCGAAGTTCACGGTCGTGATCGGTGGCAGCTTCGGGGCTGGCAACTACGGCATGTGTGGTCGCGCCTATGAGCCTCGCTTCCTGTGGATGTGGCCCAATGCCCGTATCAGTGTCATGGGTGGCGAGCAGGCAGCAACGGTGCTCGCGACCATCCGGCGGGACGCACTCGAGGCTCGCGGCGAGAAATGGAGCGACGCAGCAGAGGGCGCTTTCATGGCGCCCATACGTGAGCAATATGAGCGGCAGGGCCATCCGTACTATGCATCGGCGCGTCTTTGGGACGATGGCGTGATCGATCCGCTCGATACCCGGCAGTGTCTTGCCTTGGCGCTGCAGCTTGCGGCCCAAAGTGGTTCCGGTACGACGCGCTTCGGCGTGTTTCGAATGTAG